The region CAGATCTTCATGGCCTATCTGAACGGCACGCCCGTCGGCTGCGTCGCGCTGAGGCCCAGCGGAGAGAGTGAATTCGAGGTCTCGAAGATGGCCGTTGCTGCCGAACTGCGCGGCCAGGGCATCGGCAGGTTGCTGCTCTCACACACCATCGAGCAGGCCCGGCAGATGGGAGCACGCCGACTGGTGCTCGGCAGCAGCACGCGGCTGGGCAGCGCCGTGCACCTGTACGAGCGCCTCGGCTTCCAGCATGTGCCTGTCGAGCGGCGGCCCGTCACACCCTACGCCCGCGCAGACGTGTTCATGGAACTGGATCTCGACTGACCCTTTCAGCCGGGCGAGAGGACTTCGACGGCACTGTTCGCAACGACACCCACAACCGGAGCGCCTGCATGTGCATCCTCTGCTTACCCTGACGGTGCAACAGAACGCCACTCCATCCGACTCCTACCTCAAGAGCCTGCGTGTCAGCCGCCGGGAAAGGCGTGACACGCAGGCTCTGCTGGTGGCCAGGTGGCGAATCTGCTACCACACAGGCCGACGCGCCGAGAGGGTTACTGCCCGAGTTTGGCGGTATCGGCCAGCGTCTGGCTCGCCTGGGCGGCCATCGCGGCATTGTGCCCGATGAAGAAGGTGTCCATGATGCTGCTGAAGCCGCCGGTAAACGTCTCGTTGGCGGCCGCGCCGTGCACCATGCTGCCCACGATGGTCTTGCTCTTCCAGTCTTTGGCAGCACTCTGCGAATACACGCTGTAGCGGCTCAGGTCGCTGTCGGTGCGGGCGGCGATGCTGCCCTTGAGCGGGTTGAAGATGTCCTGTCCCTGCTTGCTGCCCAGCACCTTCAGCCAGTTCAGCGCGTCGGTACGGTTTTTCGCGCCCTTGGGCAACCCGAAGCTGTCGGCGAGCATGATGAAGGTATCGCTCGTGCTGGGACTGGCGCTCCACGCGAAGTCGATGCCCGGCTTCAGGTTCTTCGTGGTCGTCATGTAACCGGCGGCCCAGTCACCCATGATGTTGAAGGCAGCCTTGCCCGTCAGTACCAGACTGCTGGCCTGCTGCCACGTCAGATCGTTGGCGTCCTTGTTGGCGCAGTCGAGCACCTGTCCGTAGATCACGAAGGTATCCACCACACGCGGATCGGTGAACTTCAGCCTGCCGTTCCACAGATCGGTCCAGCCGCTGGAACCCAGCATGCCGACCGCCACCGATTCCCAGACCATCTGCTGCGTCCAGCCCTCTCCCAGAGCCAGCGGCGCGGCCATGCCCTTGGCTTTCAGGGTGGTGCAGGTGCGGAGCATTTCATGCCAGGTCAACGGAGCACGCACGCCGTATTTCTTGAGGGTCGCCGGGACATACCACATCACATTGCTGCGGTGCACGTCCACCGGCACGCTGTAGATGCCGCCCTTATAGCTGATCAGATCGATCACCGACTTGGGGAATTTCCTGGCCCAGCCTTCAGATTTGTACAGGCTGCTGAGGTCTTCCATGCGGTCGGCCACGACCCAGGTGCCGGTGAGTTCCTGTCCGGCATGCGCCTGGAAGCTGTCCGGGGCGTCACCGCTGAGCATACGGGTCTTCAGGATCGCCTTGGCGTTGGTGCCAGCACCGCCCGTCACGGTCGCGTTATCGACCTTCACGCCGGGGTAGGTGGCTTCGTAGAGCTTGACCAGGGCATTCAGAGCGGGCGCTTCCACGCCAGACCACCACGAAAAGATCTCGAGATTGCCGCTGGCCTGGGCAGCGCTGGTCAGCAGGGCGGCACTGGTCAGAGTAAGGAAGGCTGTACGGATACGCTTGTTCATAGGACTCCTGTAGGAAAAAGGGCGCAGGGGAAGGCAGAGG is a window of Deinococcus sp. KNUC1210 DNA encoding:
- a CDS encoding GNAT family N-acetyltransferase, with amino-acid sequence MPEASLSPELTTPHITPLRTPADIAAFRTLNEAWIAEFFTLEDTDRQQLGDPLGVIVQPGGQIFMAYLNGTPVGCVALRPSGESEFEVSKMAVAAELRGQGIGRLLLSHTIEQARQMGARRLVLGSSTRLGSAVHLYERLGFQHVPVERRPVTPYARADVFMELDLD
- a CDS encoding ABC transporter substrate-binding protein, with translation MNKRIRTAFLTLTSAALLTSAAQASGNLEIFSWWSGVEAPALNALVKLYEATYPGVKVDNATVTGGAGTNAKAILKTRMLSGDAPDSFQAHAGQELTGTWVVADRMEDLSSLYKSEGWARKFPKSVIDLISYKGGIYSVPVDVHRSNVMWYVPATLKKYGVRAPLTWHEMLRTCTTLKAKGMAAPLALGEGWTQQMVWESVAVGMLGSSGWTDLWNGRLKFTDPRVVDTFVIYGQVLDCANKDANDLTWQQASSLVLTGKAAFNIMGDWAAGYMTTTKNLKPGIDFAWSASPSTSDTFIMLADSFGLPKGAKNRTDALNWLKVLGSKQGQDIFNPLKGSIAARTDSDLSRYSVYSQSAAKDWKSKTIVGSMVHGAAANETFTGGFSSIMDTFFIGHNAAMAAQASQTLADTAKLGQ